The following proteins are co-located in the Fusarium verticillioides 7600 chromosome 7, whole genome shotgun sequence genome:
- a CDS encoding hypothetical protein (At least one base has a quality score < 10), which translates to MSFLLRAGGLRAPIVRVTRRTISTSPRLSRAPSPIKRKHGPNKVEARKAGEKKSEFSPKLVTKTDDRNDMKRMRFGMDKKSSGRHGMFRSTVLMKFQDVMKNASKSSVSAAGVGEDELHQQASMFMKVLDSAFDMAEQNITDRVKNPLFWNLRDAFILKDIKGLTNEIQYSFQSFLIRQRFSKGLEESHKRLLDFRFPYEWFPATRAMQRTIHVHVGPTNSGKTYRALKALENSKRGVYAGPLRLLANEVYQRLKAKGLPCALLTGEEVRLPEDTDTYFTSCTVEMVPFNERYDVAVIDEIQMLADPDRGSAWTSALLGVQAKEVHLCGEERTVSLIQSILRRYRR; encoded by the exons ATGAGCTTTTTACTCCGGGCTGGAGGCTTACGAGCTCCTATTGTTCGGGTGACGAGAAGGACGATatcaacttcaccaagacttTCAAGAGCGCCGAGTCCAATTAAGAGGAAACATGGACCGAACAAGGTTGAAGCCCGAAAGgctggagagaagaagtctgaATTTTCTCCAAAGCTG GTGACCAAAACTGATGACAGAAATGAcatgaagagaatgaggtTCGGCATGGACAAAAAGTCAAGTGGACGACATGGAATGTTCCGATCAACTGTTTTGATGAAGTTTCAAGATGTCATGAAAAATGCAAGCAAATCTTCTGTGTCTGCTGCGGGTGTAGGAGAGGATGAGCTCCAtcaacaagcctcaatgTTTATGAAGGTGCTGGACTCAGCATTCGACATGGCTGAGCAGAACATCACCGACCGAGTCAAGAACCCCCTATTCTGGAATCTTCGCGACGCTTTCATACTGAAGGATATCAAGGGTCTCACAAACGAGATCCAGTACTCCTTTCAATCATTTCTCATTCGACAGCGCTTCTCAAAGGGTTTGGAGGAGAGCCACAAGCGACTGTTGGACTTTCGGTTTCCTTATGAGTGGTTCCCTGCGACGAGAGCCATGCAGCGCACTATCCATGTTCACGTGGGACCGACGAATTCTGGAAAGACGTACAGAGCCTTGAAAGCGTTGGAGAACTCGAAGCGAGGAGTTTATGCGGGGCCGTTGCGTTTGCTAGCAAACGAGGTTTATCAGAGACTCAAGGCTAAGGGATTACCGTGCGCGCTGTTGACAGGAGAGGAAGTTCGTTTGCCGGAAGATACGGATACGTACTTTACGAGTTGTACGGTGGAGATGGTTCCCTTCAATGAGCGGTATGACGTTGCtgtcattgatgagattcagATGCTGGCTGATCCGGATCGTGGCAGCGCTTGGACATCTGCGCTGTTGGGCGTTCAAGCGAAGGAGGTTCATCTTTGTGGTGAGGAGAGAACTGTGAGTTTGATCCAGAGTATTTTGCGCAGGTATCGGCGATAA